From the Desulfovibrio sp. JC010 genome, one window contains:
- the rnfG gene encoding RnfABCDGE type electron transport complex subunit G gives MREILHMLVVLSIICATSGAVLVNLKQATKSQIEQQVLTYVQGPALLSVLENRDNDPIKERVKIKDVTVFPAMKDGKLVGIALEAFAPGYSGDIGVMVGFDVNEDQLIGIGITTQTETPGLGDKVMKPSFTDKFKGHGLDSMQVSKKGGDIDSIAGATYSSVGTVDAVRKAIETYQSIKPEITNIWKNS, from the coding sequence ATGCGCGAAATACTTCATATGCTCGTGGTCCTCTCCATCATCTGTGCCACTTCCGGTGCGGTGCTGGTTAACCTGAAGCAGGCCACCAAATCCCAGATCGAACAGCAGGTCCTGACTTACGTACAGGGTCCCGCGCTGCTCTCCGTACTTGAGAATCGTGACAACGATCCCATTAAAGAACGTGTGAAAATAAAAGACGTGACTGTCTTCCCGGCCATGAAGGACGGCAAGCTGGTCGGTATCGCTCTTGAAGCTTTTGCTCCCGGTTACTCCGGCGACATCGGCGTCATGGTCGGTTTTGATGTTAATGAAGATCAGCTGATCGGCATCGGCATCACCACCCAGACTGAGACCCCCGGTCTCGGTGATAAGGTTATGAAGCCGTCTTTTACCGATAAGTTCAAAGGCCACGGTCTTGATTCCATGCAGGTATCCAAGAAGGGCGGAGATATCGACTCCATTGCCGGGGCGACTTACTCCTCCGTGGGTACTGTTGACGCTGTGCGCAAGGCCATCGAGACCTACCAGTCCATCAAGCCTGAGATCACCAACATCTGGAAGAACTCTTAA
- a CDS encoding RnfABCDGE type electron transport complex subunit D yields MTPPVIKAMSDIAVRLTVSPAPHWRSKRTVEKMMQYHLLALVPALLMAFNMFGLPALATVGMAGAVAVLTEALMLKWQERDINVDNYTALYEGILFAFLLPAGAPWWMVGCGAALTIVMGRTVFGGFGCNPICAPLVAWAFCRLSWPAAMDIDANLAHFMINAPLDQLKFFGLDTLEQFNYTDLFLGKQLGGLGASQIIAVLAGGIFLIATKWVRFFIPAAFLVGVTVTATIFWMIDPEVYANPLFHLLTGSVMFGAFFLAPDVASSPVGIIPQVLFGLIAGTMVIIIRVYGVYPDGVPFAIMVANLLTPLLDRVRPKPFGGK; encoded by the coding sequence ATGACTCCTCCAGTAATTAAAGCAATGTCCGACATTGCGGTCAGACTCACGGTTTCCCCTGCTCCGCACTGGCGCAGCAAGCGCACCGTGGAGAAGATGATGCAGTATCATCTTCTGGCTCTGGTTCCCGCTCTGCTCATGGCTTTCAATATGTTCGGCCTGCCTGCCCTCGCTACTGTGGGTATGGCCGGCGCGGTTGCCGTTCTTACCGAAGCTCTCATGCTCAAGTGGCAGGAACGGGACATTAATGTAGATAACTACACCGCCCTTTATGAAGGCATTCTCTTCGCCTTCCTGCTGCCTGCGGGCGCGCCGTGGTGGATGGTGGGCTGCGGTGCAGCACTGACCATCGTCATGGGCCGCACTGTTTTCGGCGGCTTCGGCTGCAACCCCATCTGTGCGCCTCTGGTTGCATGGGCATTCTGCCGTCTTTCCTGGCCTGCCGCCATGGATATTGACGCCAACCTTGCCCATTTCATGATCAACGCGCCTCTGGACCAGCTCAAGTTCTTCGGTCTCGATACCCTTGAGCAGTTCAATTATACTGATCTGTTTCTCGGCAAACAGCTCGGCGGACTGGGTGCTTCCCAGATCATCGCTGTGCTGGCGGGCGGTATTTTCCTCATCGCCACCAAATGGGTGCGCTTTTTCATTCCCGCTGCTTTCCTCGTGGGTGTGACTGTTACCGCGACCATCTTCTGGATGATTGATCCTGAAGTATACGCCAACCCGCTTTTCCATCTGCTGACCGGATCAGTGATGTTCGGGGCTTTCTTCCTCGCTCCTGATGTGGCTTCCAGCCCGGTGGGAATCATTCCGCAGGTCCTTTTCGGACTCATTGCCGGAACTATGGTCATCATTATCCGGGTTTACGGTGTTTATCCCGACGGCGTGCCTTTTGCCATCATGGTGGCAAACCTGCTTACCCCCCTGCTGGACCGCGTGCGTCCCAAACCTTTCGGAGGCAAGTAA
- a CDS encoding 4Fe-4S dicluster domain-containing protein: protein MLRIHYSLESDVQKTVSDITAPAELNISMRNKILKIKKGQKLAAGEMLAERPSKYGAACSAALSGKATKVNYHHLTIKSDGGEESVEPIDVKSMGPGKELLRTLQELGVNIAVLSSHADNLVINGLNPEPGISVAEQLLKDEKETIEAGLRLAETLITPVHTTLAVAAGSHYELAGAERVFVKPKYPNSLDALVVKKVTGKEFPDDTKVISVMDLYNLGRVYETGMPVTDTIMTIGDNNYRVLFGTPVSHICNELGIEVKSGDKVVLDGPFRGEAVYSLDEGVKKGDYGLFVIPAGTFPTIEDATCINCGECVLSCPARILPNMLSRYAEYEMFEMAEKHNLHSCFECGLCSFNCTVRRPILQYIRFAKDQLRTSGQAEKS, encoded by the coding sequence ATGCTTAGAATACATTATTCCCTCGAATCCGATGTCCAGAAGACTGTTTCCGACATCACTGCGCCTGCGGAACTCAACATTTCCATGCGCAACAAGATTCTGAAGATCAAGAAAGGCCAGAAGCTCGCCGCAGGTGAAATGCTTGCCGAGCGTCCTTCCAAATACGGTGCGGCCTGCAGTGCGGCTCTTTCCGGTAAAGCCACCAAAGTCAACTACCACCACCTGACCATCAAATCCGACGGCGGTGAAGAATCCGTTGAACCCATTGATGTAAAATCCATGGGGCCGGGCAAAGAGCTTCTGCGCACCCTGCAGGAGCTCGGTGTAAACATCGCCGTTCTTTCTTCCCATGCCGACAATCTGGTCATCAATGGACTCAACCCCGAGCCGGGTATCTCCGTAGCTGAACAGCTGCTTAAGGATGAGAAAGAAACCATTGAAGCCGGCCTGCGCCTCGCTGAAACGCTGATCACCCCGGTGCACACCACTCTGGCTGTTGCCGCAGGTTCACACTACGAACTGGCCGGAGCGGAGCGCGTTTTCGTAAAGCCCAAATACCCCAACTCCCTTGACGCCCTTGTGGTCAAAAAAGTCACCGGAAAGGAATTTCCAGATGACACCAAAGTGATCAGCGTCATGGATCTCTACAATCTCGGCAGGGTCTACGAAACCGGCATGCCCGTCACCGATACCATCATGACCATCGGCGACAACAACTACCGCGTGCTCTTCGGAACTCCCGTCAGCCATATCTGCAACGAACTGGGCATTGAAGTTAAGTCCGGCGATAAGGTCGTTCTGGACGGTCCTTTCCGCGGCGAAGCTGTTTACAGCCTCGACGAAGGGGTCAAGAAGGGCGATTACGGGTTGTTCGTAATTCCCGCCGGAACCTTCCCCACCATTGAAGACGCAACCTGCATCAACTGCGGCGAATGCGTGCTCAGCTGTCCGGCAAGAATTTTGCCGAACATGCTCAGCCGTTACGCTGAGTACGAGATGTTTGAAATGGCTGAAAAGCACAATCTGCACAGCTGTTTCGAATGCGGTCTCTGCTCCTTCAACTGTACCGTGCGCCGACCCATTCTGCAGTACATCCGTTTTGCAAAAGATCAGCTGCGTACCAGCGGTCAGGCTGAGAAGAGTTAA
- a CDS encoding cytochrome c3 family protein, with product MKNRYIPITLIVAVLSVAAVAGFLFPPAVQENPARVVLDNSGGRVIFTHFVHADEYGYECSDCHHDDIGQETPIACGSCHPVAFDAKFRAEHQKNFPSEEACLRCHDDVPSGPLAEEDKPDTESIPLRAEAFHAQCMDCHESDGGPYGEDSCYDCHAR from the coding sequence TTGAAGAACAGATATATCCCAATAACTTTAATTGTTGCTGTATTGTCCGTTGCGGCAGTCGCCGGGTTTCTTTTCCCGCCCGCAGTGCAGGAAAATCCGGCCCGTGTTGTTCTGGACAACAGCGGCGGCAGGGTTATTTTTACCCATTTTGTCCATGCCGATGAGTATGGCTACGAATGTTCCGACTGCCACCATGATGACATCGGGCAGGAGACTCCCATTGCTTGCGGCAGCTGCCACCCGGTAGCTTTCGACGCCAAGTTCAGAGCAGAACATCAGAAGAATTTCCCCAGTGAAGAAGCGTGTCTGCGCTGTCACGATGATGTTCCTTCCGGTCCTCTCGCAGAAGAGGACAAGCCTGACACCGAGAGTATTCCCCTGCGCGCTGAAGCGTTTCACGCCCAGTGCATGGACTGTCACGAGAGTGACGGAGGTCCCTACGGTGAAGACTCCTGTTACGATTGCCATGCGAGGTAG
- a CDS encoding methyl-accepting chemotaxis protein, with product MTFSIRNKIVLTAVAISLVTAASIFLTVNHYVGEGFSKQAIRNISTMKKVTDKHLENLTTKFHGEAILLAKDVDLIEVIESRDTAKLQALLRNLMPTIGADFITVTDAKGMVIARGHSDKTGDSVTMQGTVRNALNGSDSDGIVRGAVIPFSLRAGAPIKTDGKIIATVSLGVSLSAESFVDDIKRFSDLEVTVFKNDVREMTTIVKKGRRAVGTKMTNQKVTETVIGRGETFLAQNNILGIDYQTAYWPIKSMDGKNIGMWFIGMPIETMVTAQRNIEISSLMVIAIILPLIMLAAWFYARSLAKPIITTTNYASHVADGDLDRELNVKTNDEIGVLAGALTSMVSSLKENIAEAQEQTRLAAEETEKAQEAMAEAEEARKQAENAKREGMLQAARELEDVVEIISAASEELSAQIEQSATGSDMQSQRTGETATAMEQMNASVLEVARNSGEASSTADDATETATNGSNVVKDMVSGIGVVQEYSEALEKEMEELGESAGKIGQIIDVISDIADQTNLLALNAAIEAARAGEAGRGFAVVADEVRKLAEKTMTATNEVESAIGEIQRGTKQSIGQCTNTVNEIGNVSEMAENAGTSLTEILSLTDTVSEQIQGIAAACEEQSATSEQINRAVDEINNISTETNSAMRQSAEAVSDLAAQALQLKTIIDQMKSA from the coding sequence ATGACATTTTCAATTCGTAACAAGATTGTACTAACGGCAGTAGCGATATCGCTGGTGACCGCCGCATCGATTTTTTTGACTGTAAACCACTACGTGGGAGAAGGGTTTTCCAAGCAAGCAATCCGCAATATTTCGACCATGAAAAAGGTCACGGACAAGCACCTGGAGAACCTCACAACAAAATTTCACGGGGAAGCAATCCTTCTGGCCAAGGATGTTGACCTCATTGAGGTAATTGAGTCCAGAGACACAGCAAAATTACAGGCTTTGCTGCGCAATCTCATGCCGACAATTGGTGCAGACTTTATAACTGTCACAGATGCCAAAGGCATGGTCATTGCCCGGGGACATTCCGACAAGACCGGGGATTCCGTGACAATGCAGGGTACTGTTCGTAATGCGCTTAACGGTTCGGACAGCGACGGGATTGTCCGCGGTGCAGTAATTCCTTTCAGCCTGAGGGCCGGGGCACCCATAAAAACTGACGGCAAAATCATAGCAACTGTATCCCTTGGTGTATCACTGTCAGCTGAATCCTTTGTTGATGACATCAAACGTTTCTCCGACCTTGAAGTAACTGTATTCAAAAACGATGTCCGCGAAATGACCACCATCGTCAAAAAAGGACGCCGGGCCGTAGGCACTAAAATGACCAACCAGAAAGTAACTGAAACAGTCATCGGCCGGGGCGAGACATTTCTGGCCCAGAACAACATTCTCGGCATTGATTACCAGACCGCATACTGGCCCATTAAAAGTATGGATGGGAAAAATATCGGCATGTGGTTCATCGGCATGCCCATTGAAACCATGGTTACCGCCCAGCGCAACATTGAAATATCATCATTGATGGTCATCGCAATAATCCTGCCGCTGATCATGCTTGCTGCATGGTTCTATGCGCGCAGCCTTGCAAAACCCATCATCACCACCACAAATTATGCCAGCCATGTTGCCGATGGCGATCTTGACCGTGAACTGAATGTAAAGACCAATGATGAAATCGGCGTGCTGGCCGGTGCATTGACATCCATGGTCAGCTCCCTCAAGGAGAACATTGCAGAAGCGCAGGAGCAGACCCGCTTAGCGGCAGAAGAAACTGAAAAAGCGCAGGAAGCCATGGCCGAAGCAGAAGAAGCAAGAAAGCAGGCTGAAAACGCAAAACGTGAAGGAATGCTACAGGCGGCCAGAGAACTGGAAGATGTTGTGGAGATTATATCTGCAGCTTCCGAAGAGCTTTCCGCCCAGATAGAGCAGTCCGCCACCGGATCAGACATGCAGAGCCAGCGGACAGGGGAAACAGCCACAGCCATGGAGCAGATGAACGCCTCTGTACTGGAAGTGGCCCGCAACTCCGGAGAAGCGTCCTCCACAGCCGACGATGCCACTGAAACCGCCACCAACGGTTCAAATGTGGTCAAAGACATGGTTTCCGGTATCGGTGTTGTTCAGGAATACTCCGAAGCTCTTGAAAAAGAGATGGAAGAGCTTGGCGAAAGCGCAGGCAAAATCGGCCAGATCATCGACGTAATTTCAGACATTGCCGACCAGACCAACCTGCTGGCCCTCAACGCCGCCATTGAAGCGGCCCGTGCCGGGGAAGCCGGACGCGGATTCGCCGTTGTGGCAGATGAAGTACGCAAGCTGGCGGAAAAAACCATGACCGCCACCAACGAGGTGGAATCCGCCATCGGAGAGATTCAGCGCGGAACCAAACAGAGCATCGGCCAGTGTACAAACACAGTCAATGAAATCGGTAATGTTTCAGAAATGGCTGAAAATGCAGGAACTTCACTCACTGAAATACTTTCACTTACCGATACTGTCTCTGAACAGATTCAGGGAATTGCCGCTGCCTGTGAAGAACAGTCCGCCACCTCGGAGCAGATCAACCGGGCAGTGGACGAGATCAACAATATCTCCACAGAAACAAACAGTGCCATGCGCCAGTCGGCGGAAGCAGTTTCCGACCTTGCTGCACAGGCTCTGCAACTCAAAACCATTATTGATCAGATGAAATCAGCATAA
- a CDS encoding diguanylate cyclase, with protein MFYLSDKFQELFANNSLCKKFIESSPDAIVVNDASGVVLAGNTRAAELFGYIDKNTIPPNVIGSYKNEEDRGRVLDMLSRGESVQDFETEILDGKGQTFTASLSVSTMLVEDSAIHISIIRDISERKKTEVELREGEKKARLNETRFEALSSLAGMAEAELPQLYDFALEAAVRITGSEIGYIYFLNEDESELRLYAWSRKVMPQCSVESIPDAYHVADTGVWGEAIRQRRPMILNDYERCTEKKGLPAGHVPVARHMNVPIFDGGKIVLLAGVGNKDNEYGDEDVRQLSLLMEGMWNIVRRKQADEELHKAYAEMETKVEERTAELSKALAEQKVMFEEVKRLASTDSLTGANNRRFFMDRAEIELDRLSRYGGELYLMMLDIDHFKNVNDTYGHSVGDVVLKELVKCCTATLRTSDVFGRLGGEEFAALLVHGSVESAILVAERLRQAIEDLEVRSGEHVVKFTVSIGLAMVCADEDIESALRHADGCLYKAKSQGRNRVVSYCAEV; from the coding sequence TTGTTTTATTTAAGTGACAAGTTTCAGGAGTTATTTGCGAATAACAGCCTGTGTAAAAAATTTATAGAATCCTCGCCCGATGCTATTGTTGTAAATGATGCGTCCGGTGTTGTGCTGGCCGGTAATACCCGTGCGGCGGAACTGTTCGGTTATATTGATAAAAATACAATTCCTCCCAATGTGATCGGCAGTTATAAAAATGAAGAGGACCGGGGCAGGGTGCTCGACATGTTGTCCCGGGGCGAATCTGTGCAGGATTTTGAGACTGAAATTCTGGACGGGAAGGGACAGACCTTCACTGCCAGCCTTAGTGTTTCCACTATGCTGGTTGAAGATAGTGCCATTCATATTTCTATTATCCGGGATATTTCGGAACGCAAAAAGACTGAAGTGGAATTGCGGGAAGGGGAGAAAAAAGCACGTTTGAATGAAACCCGGTTCGAGGCTCTTTCGTCCCTTGCCGGGATGGCCGAAGCGGAATTACCCCAATTATATGATTTTGCACTGGAAGCAGCAGTACGTATTACAGGTAGTGAGATCGGCTATATTTATTTTCTCAATGAAGATGAGTCGGAGCTCAGACTTTATGCATGGTCGCGTAAAGTGATGCCCCAGTGTTCGGTTGAGTCAATTCCCGATGCATATCATGTGGCTGATACCGGGGTCTGGGGGGAAGCTATCCGCCAGCGTCGGCCGATGATACTTAATGATTATGAAAGGTGTACAGAGAAAAAAGGTCTTCCTGCAGGGCATGTGCCTGTTGCCCGTCATATGAACGTCCCTATCTTTGATGGCGGGAAAATTGTCCTGCTTGCCGGAGTGGGTAACAAAGACAATGAATACGGGGATGAAGATGTCCGCCAGCTCAGTCTGCTCATGGAGGGCATGTGGAATATTGTCCGTCGTAAACAGGCGGATGAAGAGTTGCACAAGGCATATGCCGAGATGGAAACCAAGGTGGAGGAGCGCACTGCGGAACTTAGCAAGGCCCTTGCCGAGCAGAAGGTTATGTTTGAAGAAGTAAAACGGCTGGCCAGTACTGATTCTTTGACCGGGGCCAATAACAGGCGTTTTTTCATGGACCGTGCTGAAATCGAACTGGACCGTTTGTCACGTTACGGCGGTGAACTTTACCTGATGATGCTGGATATCGACCATTTCAAGAATGTGAACGATACCTACGGGCACAGCGTGGGGGATGTGGTTCTCAAGGAACTGGTCAAATGTTGTACCGCCACTCTGCGTACTTCAGATGTTTTCGGGCGTCTTGGAGGGGAGGAGTTTGCGGCCCTGCTTGTTCACGGCAGCGTGGAGTCAGCTATTCTGGTGGCTGAACGGTTGCGTCAGGCAATAGAGGATTTGGAAGTTCGCTCCGGTGAACATGTTGTAAAATTTACTGTGAGCATCGGTCTCGCCATGGTCTGTGCTGACGAAGATATTGAATCCGCTCTCAGGCATGCGGACGGGTGTCTGTATAAGGCAAAGTCGCAAGGGCGAAATCGGGTTGTTTCATATTGTGCAGAAGTTTAA
- the fetB gene encoding iron export ABC transporter permease subunit FetB, translating into MSSGFISITWIQLLIALSLVSVSGVLSIYYKLKLEKDLVIGVLRAFVQLLTMGYLLKILFGLNSALLVLALYLVMTFFSVHIIHGRVKEKNVSYLMPTGLAVMFSYSLVTILVTKFVIGASPWWEPQYFIPIGGMIAGNSMNSLALSLERFFSDLKSRRDEVEMMLCHGADYKEATEDIFRNALRAGMIPAINSLMGVGLVFLPGMMTGQILAGADPEEAVRYQIVVMFMLVASTALSSILVLLLVRKRCFSPAMTLLTGQSRRN; encoded by the coding sequence ATGAGCAGCGGTTTTATTTCCATAACCTGGATTCAGTTGCTCATCGCCCTGAGTCTTGTGTCTGTGTCTGGCGTCCTTTCCATTTATTATAAGCTCAAGTTGGAAAAGGATCTGGTCATCGGCGTCTTGCGGGCCTTTGTGCAGCTTTTGACCATGGGCTACCTGCTCAAAATCCTGTTCGGGCTGAACAGTGCTTTGCTGGTGCTGGCCCTCTACCTGGTCATGACTTTCTTTTCGGTTCATATCATTCACGGGCGGGTTAAGGAGAAGAATGTATCCTACCTGATGCCCACCGGGCTGGCGGTCATGTTCAGTTATTCGCTGGTTACCATTCTGGTTACAAAGTTTGTCATCGGTGCGAGTCCGTGGTGGGAGCCGCAGTATTTTATCCCCATCGGCGGTATGATTGCCGGGAATTCCATGAACTCGCTGGCCCTGTCCCTTGAACGTTTCTTTTCTGATCTCAAAAGCAGGCGCGATGAAGTGGAGATGATGCTTTGCCACGGGGCGGATTACAAGGAAGCCACAGAGGATATTTTCCGCAATGCCCTGCGTGCGGGCATGATCCCGGCCATTAACTCGCTCATGGGCGTGGGGCTGGTCTTTCTGCCCGGCATGATGACCGGACAGATTCTGGCCGGGGCCGATCCTGAAGAAGCTGTCCGCTATCAGATTGTGGTTATGTTCATGCTGGTGGCTTCCACGGCCCTTTCGTCGATTCTGGTCCTGTTGCTGGTACGTAAACGTTGTTTTTCTCCGGCCATGACCCTGCTTACCGGGCAGAGCAGGAGAAATTAA
- a CDS encoding ATP-binding cassette domain-containing protein — MPLTEESAGETPVLEFRNVSFNWPGGKGLSDVSFAVPAGQFVLISGPSGAGKSTLLRLAVRLEEAGQGEILLKGDSVQSMYPPELRSRIGFVQQTPTVLPGSVRENLLMPFTLDIRKGLAAPSDDVLSQWLERLALSDVSLESKAADLSVGQRQRLCLIRSVLPKPAVICFDEPTSALDRESRVLVEEVAEELAAEGVSVLMVNHTSYHPSCPHMHLTVSEGWVEVLS; from the coding sequence ATGCCTCTTACGGAGGAGTCCGCCGGAGAGACTCCTGTTCTTGAATTCAGAAATGTTTCTTTCAACTGGCCGGGAGGGAAGGGCTTGAGTGATGTCTCCTTTGCCGTGCCTGCGGGTCAGTTTGTGCTTATTTCCGGACCTTCCGGGGCCGGGAAATCCACTTTGCTCCGTCTTGCCGTTCGTCTGGAAGAGGCCGGGCAGGGGGAAATCCTTTTGAAGGGGGACTCCGTACAATCCATGTATCCTCCGGAGTTGCGCTCCCGTATCGGTTTTGTGCAGCAGACCCCCACAGTCCTGCCCGGAAGCGTGCGTGAAAATCTGCTCATGCCCTTTACTCTTGATATCAGGAAAGGTTTAGCTGCCCCGTCAGACGATGTGTTGTCGCAGTGGCTGGAAAGGCTGGCTCTTAGCGATGTTTCACTGGAAAGCAAAGCTGCCGACCTTTCCGTGGGGCAGCGTCAGCGCCTTTGTCTGATCCGGTCGGTGCTGCCCAAGCCTGCAGTAATCTGTTTTGATGAACCCACCAGTGCTCTTGACCGTGAAAGCAGGGTCCTGGTGGAGGAGGTTGCCGAGGAGCTTGCCGCAGAAGGCGTCTCTGTGCTTATGGTCAATCACACCAGCTACCATCCCAGCTGTCCGCATATGCATCTTACTGTTTCCGAAGGCTGGGTGGAGGTTCTCTCATGA
- a CDS encoding GAF domain-containing protein, giving the protein MRDEAMKAYAAMPFTAELSFEPLFRKARSVLSGAGNPYSRQIGKILDSLEGKEGLSGAVTAEDLQKYAEEIHFLMRLVFPDLEDKECIGKVQAPFTHDHFFATARYREMFEEPGIELELSESLMMRLSDLYSENLLFAYTMLFDIYYQLDHEMIEVIMKMPDPQQKVDRYFLADYSFRFVDVDAGGLDILPREQFSRLLIMRDKETLERLMPLDGVSFKGLITVSFSEVTEKENISQLKSDLVENGSLRKAESLAAITHRLRSILKVEDLRVGLVLRYRVTQGNRETIQRSVLRDYPGETLGLFEEIYDQVFRTAEPYFIPEILECEGQNGVVDYLYRSGARSMGLMPLMEEDRVIAVLELVSDTKDMISTHSARKLAELLPILSVAVRREMNRLESRVDRVIKEHCTAIHPSVAWRFEEAAYNFLSRNGEDGEVRFNDIVFRDVYPLYGSMDIRSSSVERNQAIQADLLKQLDLASQTLSEIYRNRTIPIADYYFATLARYAAAVREGLNSGDEINIIEFLQQRVEPFFNYLRETSEKYSSKIDEYFKEMNPGMGVIYQRRRDYEDSVSLLNLSLTAFLDQEEVRAQQIFPHYFEKYRTDGVEYNIYVGESMVRDFKFDDVQLRNLRVWQMIKMCEMVRLTDSLLPQLRVPLSCSPLVLVHSAPLTILFRVDEKRFEVEGTYNIRYEIIKKRIDKSTILGSGERLTRPGMLSVIYTQDKEWREYTSYFEYLADKGFIEGEIENHVLEDMQGVHGLRALRAKVVL; this is encoded by the coding sequence ATGCGTGATGAAGCCATGAAAGCATATGCGGCAATGCCCTTTACAGCGGAACTCAGTTTTGAACCCTTGTTCCGCAAGGCCCGATCCGTTCTGTCCGGGGCCGGGAATCCCTACAGCAGACAGATCGGTAAGATCTTGGACTCCTTGGAAGGTAAGGAAGGGCTTTCCGGTGCGGTCACAGCCGAAGATCTTCAGAAATATGCAGAAGAAATTCATTTTCTCATGCGTCTGGTCTTTCCCGATCTCGAAGATAAGGAATGCATCGGCAAGGTGCAGGCTCCTTTTACCCATGACCATTTTTTTGCCACCGCCCGTTACAGGGAAATGTTTGAAGAGCCGGGCATAGAGCTGGAACTCAGCGAAAGTCTGATGATGCGTCTTTCCGATCTCTACAGCGAGAATCTGCTTTTCGCTTACACCATGCTTTTCGATATCTACTACCAGCTTGACCACGAGATGATCGAAGTGATTATGAAAATGCCCGATCCGCAGCAGAAGGTGGATCGCTATTTTCTGGCTGATTATTCTTTCCGTTTTGTGGATGTGGATGCCGGAGGGCTTGACATTTTACCGCGTGAGCAGTTTTCGCGGCTGCTGATCATGCGCGATAAGGAAACCCTTGAACGGCTCATGCCGCTGGACGGGGTCAGCTTTAAAGGATTGATCACGGTCAGTTTTTCCGAGGTCACGGAAAAGGAAAATATCTCGCAGCTCAAGTCTGATCTCGTGGAAAACGGTTCTCTGCGCAAAGCGGAGAGTCTGGCCGCCATTACCCATCGCTTGCGTTCGATCCTGAAAGTGGAGGATCTGCGTGTAGGGCTGGTGTTGCGTTACCGGGTTACGCAGGGCAACAGGGAGACGATTCAGCGCAGTGTATTGCGGGACTATCCCGGTGAAACTCTGGGCTTGTTTGAAGAAATTTACGATCAGGTCTTCAGGACCGCAGAACCGTATTTCATCCCGGAAATTCTGGAGTGCGAAGGTCAGAACGGGGTGGTCGATTATCTTTACCGCAGCGGGGCGCGCAGCATGGGACTCATGCCGTTAATGGAAGAGGATCGGGTCATTGCCGTGTTGGAGCTTGTTTCAGATACCAAGGATATGATCAGCACCCATTCCGCCCGTAAACTGGCTGAGCTTTTACCCATTTTAAGTGTTGCCGTGCGCCGGGAAATGAACCGTCTGGAATCGCGGGTGGACCGGGTCATCAAGGAGCATTGCACGGCCATCCATCCCAGCGTTGCATGGCGTTTTGAAGAAGCAGCCTACAATTTTCTGAGTCGTAATGGTGAGGACGGGGAAGTCCGTTTCAATGACATTGTTTTCAGGGACGTCTATCCTTTGTACGGCAGTATGGATATCCGCAGTTCGTCGGTGGAGCGCAATCAGGCCATTCAGGCCGACCTGCTCAAGCAACTGGATCTTGCTTCCCAGACCTTGAGTGAAATCTACCGCAACAGGACCATCCCCATTGCCGATTACTATTTTGCCACTCTTGCCCGCTATGCAGCGGCTGTGCGTGAAGGACTTAATTCCGGGGATGAAATCAACATCATCGAATTCCTGCAGCAGCGGGTTGAACCGTTTTTCAATTACCTGCGTGAAACATCGGAAAAATACAGTTCCAAAATTGATGAGTATTTTAAGGAAATGAACCCCGGCATGGGCGTAATCTACCAGCGGCGCAGGGATTATGAGGATTCGGTTTCCCTGCTCAATCTTTCGTTGACCGCATTTCTGGATCAGGAGGAAGTGCGGGCGCAGCAGATTTTTCCCCACTATTTTGAAAAATACCGCACTGATGGAGTGGAATATAATATCTACGTGGGCGAATCCATGGTCAGGGATTTCAAGTTCGATGATGTTCAGCTCAGAAACCTGCGGGTCTGGCAGATGATCAAGATGTGCGAAATGGTCCGGCTGACCGATTCTTTGCTGCCGCAGCTAAGGGTACCCTTGAGCTGCTCTCCGCTGGTGCTTGTTCATTCCGCACCGCTGACGATTCTTTTCCGGGTGGACGAAAAACGGTTCGAAGTCGAGGGGACCTACAATATTCGTTACGAAATCATCAAGAAACGTATCGATAAGTCCACCATTCTGGGCAGCGGGGAGCGGCTGACCAGACCGGGCATGCTCTCGGTCATTTATACGCAGGATAAGGAGTGGCGGGAATACACCAGCTATTTTGAATATCTGGCGGATAAGGGGTTCATTGAAGGGGAGATTGAGAACCACGTGCTGGAAGACATGCAGGGCGTGCACGGGCTGCGGGCCTTGCGGGCAAAGGTGGTGCTTTGA